One region of Flavobacterium sp. GSB-24 genomic DNA includes:
- a CDS encoding sigma-70 family RNA polymerase sigma factor has translation MKDKFEAEEVVENVMLQLWEDRLKFEKVDDVKSYIYKMVKSGSLGVLKEQQKKVKLEDEASDNALEFDFNILEEEVYAVLITALDSLPEKCKEVFELSCLEGMKYKDIALQLNISINTVKSQRSRAIELLKTKLTNYPELLFFLFFLKI, from the coding sequence TTGAAAGATAAATTTGAAGCAGAGGAAGTAGTTGAAAATGTCATGCTGCAATTATGGGAGGACCGTTTGAAATTTGAAAAAGTGGATGATGTGAAATCGTATATCTATAAAATGGTCAAAAGCGGTTCTCTAGGAGTCTTAAAAGAACAGCAAAAAAAGGTTAAGCTTGAGGATGAAGCTTCTGATAATGCGCTTGAATTTGATTTTAATATTCTCGAAGAGGAAGTTTATGCTGTCCTGATCACTGCCTTAGATTCTCTACCTGAAAAATGTAAAGAAGTTTTTGAACTTTCGTGTTTAGAAGGAATGAAATATAAAGATATTGCACTCCAGCTTAATATTTCTATAAACACTGTCAAATCACAACGTTCACGTGCTATTGAATTGTTAAAGACAAAACTTACAAATTACCCAGAATTACTGTTTTTTTTATTTTTTTTGAAAATTTAA
- a CDS encoding NAD(P)/FAD-dependent oxidoreductase gives MKTNSDVLIIGGGLAGLTAAIHLSQKNLKVTLLEKSNYPRHKVCGEYISNEILPYLVWLGADVSELHPTNISKFEFTANNGKTAKAVLPLGGFGISRYSLDDFLYHKALANHCSILKENVTDISFSNDMFTVTTSNQILTAKILLGAFGKRSNVDQVLDRDFFHKKSPWLAVKAHYSGNLDNDLVALHNFKGGYCGVSKVENNLINICYLADYATFKQYKNIEDYQQHVLYKNKHLKSIFENSKLVFDKPLTISQISFEKKRAVENHIIMIGDTAGLIHPLCGNGMAMAIHSAKIASELVVEYFSNESLSREGLEKKYTKEWKKHFGKRLFMGRILARILTYKTITNLFITIAASFPALLKGIIKQTHGKPIAIN, from the coding sequence ATGAAAACAAATTCTGATGTATTAATTATTGGCGGCGGACTAGCTGGTTTAACAGCGGCTATTCATCTATCACAAAAGAATTTGAAAGTAACACTGCTTGAAAAATCCAATTATCCCAGACATAAGGTTTGTGGTGAATATATTTCAAATGAGATTTTACCTTATCTGGTTTGGCTTGGCGCCGATGTTTCAGAACTTCATCCAACAAATATTTCTAAATTTGAATTTACTGCTAATAACGGCAAAACTGCAAAGGCGGTACTTCCGTTAGGAGGATTTGGAATCAGCAGGTATTCACTTGACGATTTCTTATATCATAAAGCATTAGCCAACCACTGCTCTATCCTTAAAGAAAATGTTACTGACATTTCTTTTAGCAATGATATGTTTACGGTTACTACTTCAAATCAAATTTTAACGGCTAAAATTCTTTTGGGCGCTTTTGGCAAACGTTCCAATGTAGATCAGGTTTTAGATCGGGACTTCTTTCATAAAAAATCACCCTGGCTGGCTGTAAAAGCACATTATTCGGGTAATCTTGATAATGATCTTGTAGCGCTTCATAACTTTAAAGGGGGCTATTGCGGCGTTTCTAAAGTAGAGAATAATCTCATAAACATTTGTTATCTGGCAGATTACGCCACTTTTAAACAATATAAAAATATTGAGGATTACCAGCAGCATGTACTTTATAAAAACAAACATCTAAAATCCATTTTTGAAAACAGCAAACTTGTTTTTGATAAACCGCTTACCATAAGCCAGATTTCTTTTGAGAAAAAAAGGGCTGTAGAAAATCATATTATAATGATTGGTGATACGGCAGGACTTATTCATCCGCTTTGTGGCAACGGAATGGCGATGGCAATTCACAGCGCAAAAATAGCATCAGAATTGGTTGTAGAATATTTTTCGAATGAATCACTTTCCCGCGAAGGATTAGAAAAAAAATATACAAAAGAATGGAAGAAACATTTTGGAAAAAGATTATTTATGGGAAGAATCCTCGCACGCATCTTAACCTATAAAACGATTACCAATCTGTTCATTACAATCGCAGCATCATTTCCTGCTCTTTTGAAAGGAATAATTAAACAAACACACGGAAAACCCATAGCAATTAATTAA
- a CDS encoding FecR domain-containing protein: protein MSLEKKEFLIADLIRKELSEGGLSTAENAVLQQWLSVPENQQYYQKLIRFETLKSKEAFYNSIDTDAAFERVREKIRQDHTPVISFFNYRQFLQYAAVFVVLLGLAAVFIFRNSENNPKNEVVVRSIAPVYHNPTLVLADGTVVSLEPKKEKIVSKNGVISNVNSVLVYDAKDLNGTTSTGDNTLIVPVGGIYAVNLSDGTKVWLNSKSSLKYPVEFSSDKRIVTLEGEAYFEVAKNPHSPFIVKTKSGNVTVLGTHFNVSSYTEDQLFAATLAEGKVKVSGISTESEKTSVALTPGQQARIYHKNEEIKITEVDPAAYTAWKDGRFYFENESLKSILTKMSRWYNFNVKFENKSLEQIKFTGVVLKQEPIDRLLDIISKTSNVNYKITKINQNYEVTVTK from the coding sequence ATGTCTTTAGAAAAAAAAGAATTTCTAATCGCTGATCTTATAAGAAAAGAGCTTTCTGAGGGCGGTTTATCTACGGCAGAAAATGCTGTACTGCAGCAATGGCTTTCGGTGCCGGAAAATCAGCAGTATTATCAAAAGCTGATTCGCTTTGAAACCTTAAAATCCAAAGAGGCATTTTACAACAGTATTGATACAGATGCCGCTTTTGAAAGAGTCAGAGAAAAGATCAGGCAGGATCATACACCTGTAATTTCATTTTTCAACTACAGACAGTTTCTACAATACGCAGCAGTTTTTGTAGTCCTGCTTGGACTTGCTGCTGTATTTATTTTTAGAAATAGTGAAAACAATCCAAAAAATGAAGTTGTAGTTCGAAGCATTGCTCCAGTATACCATAACCCAACTTTGGTTTTGGCAGATGGGACAGTTGTTTCCTTAGAACCAAAAAAGGAAAAGATTGTTTCTAAAAATGGTGTGATCTCTAATGTAAATAGTGTTTTGGTTTATGATGCCAAAGATTTAAACGGAACAACTTCAACGGGGGATAATACTTTAATAGTTCCTGTGGGCGGTATCTATGCCGTAAACCTTTCTGACGGCACAAAGGTTTGGTTAAATTCAAAATCATCCTTGAAATATCCAGTTGAATTCAGCTCAGATAAAAGAATAGTTACTCTTGAAGGAGAAGCTTATTTTGAAGTAGCTAAAAATCCACACAGTCCATTTATTGTAAAAACAAAGTCAGGTAATGTAACAGTATTAGGAACACATTTTAATGTGAGTTCTTATACAGAAGATCAATTATTTGCAGCAACTCTTGCAGAAGGGAAAGTTAAGGTTTCAGGTATTTCCACTGAATCAGAAAAGACGTCTGTTGCTTTAACACCAGGACAGCAGGCAAGAATATATCATAAAAATGAAGAAATCAAAATAACAGAAGTTGATCCTGCGGCTTACACGGCATGGAAAGACGGCAGGTTTTATTTTGAAAACGAAAGCCTGAAAAGCATTTTGACCAAGATGTCCAGATGGTACAACTTTAATGTCAAGTTTGAGAATAAATCTTTGGAGCAGATCAAGTTTACGGGTGTTGTTTTAAAACAAGAACCTATAGACCGCCTTCTGGATATTATCAGTAAAACATCGAATGTGAATTATAAAATAACCAAAATAAACCAAAATTATGAAGTAACCGTAACTAAGTAA
- a CDS encoding phosphopantetheine-binding protein, producing MNKEELIAKLKQIIKPYTTNTEAYDNLTENTDFINDLSINSANLVDIVLDIEEAFDVVIDNTDMERMLDVKTAVEIIETKLAEK from the coding sequence ATGAACAAAGAAGAACTTATCGCCAAACTAAAACAAATTATAAAGCCTTATACCACAAACACAGAAGCATATGATAACCTTACTGAAAATACTGACTTCATTAATGATTTGAGTATCAATTCGGCGAATTTGGTTGACATTGTACTTGATATTGAAGAAGCTTTTGATGTTGTAATTGATAACACCGATATGGAACGAATGCTGGATGTTAAAACTGCGGTAGAAATTATAGAAACCAAACTGGCAGAAAAATGA
- a CDS encoding beta-ketoacyl-[acyl-carrier-protein] synthase family protein, translated as MKKRVVITGLGVAAPNGVGIEAFSHSIKNGISGIRHDVQLQELQFSCQIAGQPQISEELKSQYFTELELRGFNSTGILYGVIAGMEAWKNAGLSIEVNEEPDWDSGTIFGSGTSGIDKFRESIYKIDELQVRRLGSTVVAQTMNSGISAYLGGKLGLGNQVTTNSSACATGTEAIMMAYDRIQSGQANRILAGSTGDSGPYIWAGFDALRVCSSKYNDNPEQGSRPMSATAAGFVPGSGAGALVIEDLETALKRGATIYAEILGGSVNSGGQRGNGSMTAPNGTAVQRCITTAIENSGISADAIDAINGHLTATTKDSFEIENWTKALNRNGSNFPYINSLKSMTGHCLSAAGSIESVAAVLQLHEGFVFGNTNCEDLHPEITALIDSSKVPSKTITINPKIIAKASFGFGDVNACIILKKFQK; from the coding sequence ATGAAGAAACGAGTTGTGATAACAGGATTAGGCGTTGCGGCTCCCAACGGAGTTGGAATTGAAGCGTTTAGTCATTCCATAAAAAACGGAATATCGGGAATTCGGCATGATGTACAACTACAGGAATTGCAGTTCTCTTGTCAGATTGCCGGTCAGCCTCAAATTTCTGAAGAACTTAAATCACAATATTTTACAGAACTGGAACTTCGCGGTTTTAACAGCACTGGGATTTTATACGGTGTTATCGCAGGTATGGAAGCCTGGAAAAATGCTGGATTATCAATAGAAGTTAATGAAGAACCCGATTGGGACAGCGGTACTATTTTTGGCTCTGGAACATCTGGTATCGATAAATTCCGCGAAAGCATTTATAAAATAGACGAATTACAGGTGCGAAGGTTAGGCAGCACTGTTGTAGCACAAACCATGAACAGCGGCATAAGTGCCTATTTGGGTGGAAAGTTAGGACTCGGAAATCAGGTTACCACCAACTCATCTGCCTGCGCAACTGGTACAGAGGCTATAATGATGGCCTATGATCGCATACAATCCGGACAGGCAAATCGCATACTGGCAGGAAGTACAGGCGACAGTGGTCCTTATATTTGGGCGGGTTTTGATGCCTTACGTGTCTGCAGTTCCAAATATAATGATAATCCGGAACAAGGGTCACGACCTATGAGTGCCACGGCTGCAGGATTTGTGCCTGGAAGCGGTGCCGGCGCATTAGTAATAGAAGATTTAGAAACTGCTTTAAAACGCGGAGCAACTATTTATGCCGAAATATTAGGCGGAAGTGTAAACTCAGGAGGACAGCGCGGTAACGGAAGTATGACAGCTCCCAACGGCACAGCAGTACAGCGATGTATTACAACTGCAATTGAAAATTCCGGTATCTCTGCTGATGCTATTGACGCTATAAACGGACATCTTACCGCCACTACAAAAGACAGTTTTGAAATTGAAAACTGGACAAAAGCTTTAAACAGAAATGGATCTAATTTTCCGTATATCAATTCTTTAAAAAGCATGACCGGACATTGTCTAAGTGCAGCCGGAAGTATCGAAAGTGTCGCCGCAGTATTGCAGCTTCATGAAGGTTTTGTTTTTGGAAATACCAATTGCGAAGATCTTCATCCGGAAATTACGGCGCTTATTGATTCCTCAAAAGTGCCTTCAAAAACAATTACTATAAATCCTAAAATAATTGCCAAAGCAAGTTTTGGTTTTGGCGATGTAAATGCTTGTATAATTTTAAAAAAATTTCAAAAATAG
- a CDS encoding methyltransferase domain-containing protein, producing MSINTKYRTQETEIMDDFSLQGEELRAALDQIANINQLLGGNKVTLHGVKTLVKKLDKTKTIMIADIGCGNGDMLRMLAKFGQKNKLNLQLIGVDANEFTVNYAKTLSTEYQNIDYKCMDIFSEDFKAFKYDIVLCTLTLHHFSNEEILNIITIFNKNAEAGIIINDLHRSKTAYRLFELICFIFNLNRMSREDGLVSILRGFRKKELEEFSKKTNLKNYTINWKWAFRYQWIITNK from the coding sequence ATGTCCATAAATACCAAATACAGAACTCAGGAAACCGAAATAATGGATGATTTTTCTCTTCAGGGAGAAGAATTAAGGGCGGCACTTGATCAAATTGCAAACATTAATCAATTACTCGGTGGGAATAAAGTTACACTTCACGGCGTAAAAACATTAGTAAAAAAGCTCGACAAAACTAAAACAATTATGATAGCTGATATTGGCTGTGGAAATGGTGATATGCTGCGAATGCTGGCAAAATTCGGTCAAAAAAACAAGCTTAATTTACAACTTATCGGAGTAGATGCTAATGAATTTACTGTAAATTATGCCAAAACATTATCTACAGAATATCAAAATATTGACTATAAATGCATGGATATTTTTAGTGAGGATTTTAAAGCTTTTAAGTATGATATTGTTCTATGTACCCTTACCCTGCATCACTTTTCAAATGAGGAAATATTAAATATAATTACTATCTTTAATAAGAATGCCGAAGCTGGAATCATTATCAATGACCTGCATCGAAGTAAAACAGCATACCGTCTTTTTGAACTGATCTGTTTTATTTTTAATCTGAACAGAATGTCGCGCGAAGATGGACTGGTATCTATTTTAAGAGGATTTAGAAAGAAAGAACTGGAAGAATTCTCTAAAAAAACAAATTTAAAAAACTATACCATAAACTGGAAATGGGCTTTTCGCTACCAGTGGATAATAACAAACAAATGA
- a CDS encoding hydroxymyristoyl-ACP dehydratase gives MKAQDIIAQLPYSKPFLFVDELLHVDENSVTGTYTFNENLDFYKGHFKDNPVTPGVILTETMAQIGMVCLGIYLLGDSFNKDTVIAFTSADMQFLKPVYPNEKVTVTSQKSFFRFGKLKCDVIMKNEAGQEVCKGILAGMITNKL, from the coding sequence ATGAAAGCACAAGATATTATAGCGCAGTTACCTTACAGCAAACCTTTTTTGTTTGTTGACGAACTGCTTCATGTTGATGAAAATAGCGTTACCGGAACTTATACTTTTAATGAAAACCTAGATTTTTACAAAGGTCATTTTAAAGATAATCCTGTAACTCCAGGTGTAATCCTGACAGAAACCATGGCGCAAATTGGTATGGTCTGCCTTGGCATTTACCTGCTGGGTGACAGTTTTAATAAAGATACTGTAATTGCTTTTACCTCTGCCGATATGCAGTTTTTAAAGCCTGTATATCCAAACGAGAAAGTAACGGTAACCTCTCAAAAATCATTTTTCAGATTTGGAAAACTGAAATGTGATGTCATTATGAAAAACGAAGCCGGACAAGAAGTCTGTAAAGGTATTTTGGCTGGTATGATTACTAATAAATTATGA
- a CDS encoding SusC/RagA family TonB-linked outer membrane protein codes for MKKNLSAKDCGVKSALWDKFLAIMKKSLILSIFFTHIVAFAYAQKVTIKARNQSVSAVLKTITRKTNVEFFYSDDVFDAQRRVDIAVNNADVMAVIKQLIGEGYKAEFVNSKLIVIALNPKVKTVQTSVMEEKVKIKGVVTNSKKEYLIGATVWVKGTKDGAVTNFDGSYEIMAKKGDVLIFEYMGYKKLEVIVSDSLIINPIMLEDISKLDEVKIISTGYQNIDKERSTGSFAVITAKDLEKVPVNNVLHRLEGQVAGLQLDIQDSDNTFVYQNKFGSNQGKFSYNVAIRGKSTFDSFGTNSMPLVVLDGTPTELDIRTINPNDIEKITFLKDAAAASIYGARAANGVMVINTKKGKQGQTRINFSQNYSFSNKPSLSKLPLMNSSQVLNLEQEFVDKNLVTDPASVTYMLTTPVSQGMDLMFQYKRGQITQAQRDAGLDVLRGRNTYGQAEQYLLQAATSQNYDLSFSGAENDYSYFMSGSYSKEETQSKGNSGQRLTLLSNQDFKLFNYVKMTTSLRGSIFKYNDNALGLSPLGTSPTTLLPYDQIVGDNGNSVDYYRRYYAAQTIPLEQKGYLPWTYNYIDELNNMDRTMDEQNFGATISATLPLLKGLDAVGTYSVETSTSSSDNIYNENTYYARDMVNSATSINSSGDLVYGIPLGGIFQNNTFGKMSSTMRGQLNYDGIIGEDHLINAMGGIEARETGETQDSRTLYGYNSKTQTSVDIPSQNYVDVNGYNYTLSNGNVHKDFRRRFLSYYANAGYTFKNKYTLTGSARLDDYNNFGVSKKLRRTPLWSAGAKWNIKEESFLKDVNLVNNLAFRASYGFNGNINLNVFPFTNISLSDLDTFSQQPYAFISQPANPNLRWEKTAILNFGLDFSLLNSRLNGTIEYYKKDSKDLIVEFPVSPFYGVSNNTLVQNAATLAGHGIDLSLNGTILKAKDFSWDSALVVSFNKTEVTDSRFQNYSQYLNGSGGTPPIEGYPLNSIFAFRSAGLDATGRTQVYDKDGNIVNSFTSLKDIADMKYMGTNIPSYYGSFSQTFNYKKLSLYILATYKFDYVLFKPTYGGYVNRQGRFNQYDLNTDIDQRWRNPGDEATTSVPGIQGSTGLSYVRYMFADDRIIEGDHIRFRELSLKYDLTSLIDRGIVRGASVNFTARNLGFFWRKNKDGLDPDFLPYTGANMKLPATAIYSIGFNVNF; via the coding sequence ATGAAAAAAAACCTATCCGCAAAAGATTGTGGGGTAAAATCCGCTCTTTGGGATAAATTTCTTGCCATTATGAAGAAATCCCTAATATTATCAATATTTTTTACCCATATAGTCGCTTTCGCTTATGCGCAGAAAGTCACTATTAAGGCAAGAAACCAATCTGTATCGGCTGTTTTAAAAACTATTACCCGCAAGACCAATGTGGAATTCTTCTATAGCGATGATGTCTTTGATGCACAGAGAAGAGTTGATATAGCTGTCAATAATGCCGATGTTATGGCAGTAATTAAACAATTAATTGGTGAGGGTTATAAGGCAGAATTTGTAAACAGCAAACTGATTGTTATTGCACTAAACCCAAAAGTAAAGACAGTCCAAACTTCTGTAATGGAAGAAAAAGTAAAAATTAAGGGAGTTGTTACCAATTCAAAAAAAGAATATTTAATTGGTGCAACTGTCTGGGTAAAAGGTACAAAAGATGGTGCTGTTACCAACTTTGACGGCTCGTATGAAATCATGGCCAAAAAAGGTGATGTACTGATTTTTGAGTATATGGGTTACAAAAAACTAGAAGTTATAGTTTCTGACAGTTTGATTATCAATCCCATCATGCTAGAAGATATAAGTAAATTAGATGAAGTAAAAATCATTTCTACAGGTTATCAAAATATTGATAAAGAACGTTCTACAGGTTCTTTTGCTGTAATTACGGCAAAAGATTTAGAAAAAGTTCCGGTTAATAACGTATTACACAGATTAGAAGGTCAGGTTGCGGGTTTGCAACTGGATATTCAGGATTCAGACAATACTTTTGTGTATCAAAATAAATTTGGCAGTAATCAGGGAAAATTTAGCTATAATGTTGCCATTAGAGGAAAATCTACTTTTGATTCTTTTGGAACTAATTCAATGCCATTAGTTGTGCTTGATGGTACACCTACAGAATTGGATATCAGAACGATAAATCCAAATGATATTGAAAAAATTACTTTTCTAAAAGATGCAGCTGCAGCTTCTATTTATGGTGCAAGAGCGGCAAATGGGGTTATGGTAATTAATACTAAAAAAGGAAAACAAGGACAAACCAGAATTAATTTTTCTCAAAATTATAGTTTCTCTAACAAACCTTCTTTATCAAAATTACCCCTAATGAATTCGTCTCAGGTTTTAAATTTAGAGCAGGAATTTGTAGATAAAAATCTGGTTACAGATCCGGCAAGTGTAACCTATATGCTTACTACGCCGGTCAGCCAGGGAATGGATTTAATGTTTCAGTACAAACGCGGGCAGATCACACAGGCTCAGAGAGATGCCGGGTTAGATGTTTTACGCGGTCGTAATACTTATGGTCAGGCAGAGCAGTATTTGCTGCAAGCTGCAACAAGCCAGAATTATGATTTGTCTTTTAGCGGAGCAGAAAATGATTATTCTTATTTCATGTCAGGTTCTTATTCTAAAGAGGAAACTCAGTCAAAAGGAAATAGCGGACAGCGTTTGACTTTACTGTCTAATCAGGATTTTAAGCTTTTTAATTATGTAAAAATGACAACCAGCTTAAGAGGGTCGATTTTTAAATACAATGATAATGCCTTAGGACTTTCTCCATTAGGAACTTCACCAACAACTTTATTGCCTTACGATCAAATCGTTGGAGATAATGGTAATTCAGTTGATTATTACCGTCGTTATTATGCTGCACAAACAATTCCGTTGGAGCAAAAAGGATATCTGCCTTGGACGTACAATTACATCGATGAATTAAATAATATGGACAGAACAATGGATGAGCAGAACTTTGGAGCTACCATTTCTGCTACACTTCCTTTATTAAAAGGCTTAGATGCTGTTGGTACTTATTCTGTAGAAACTTCAACTTCATCAAGTGACAATATCTATAATGAAAATACCTATTACGCTCGTGATATGGTTAATTCTGCTACATCAATAAACAGTAGCGGTGATTTAGTATACGGAATTCCATTAGGAGGTATTTTTCAAAATAATACATTCGGAAAAATGAGTTCTACCATGAGAGGACAGCTAAATTATGACGGCATCATTGGTGAAGATCATTTGATTAATGCTATGGGAGGTATTGAAGCAAGAGAGACTGGTGAAACTCAGGATTCGAGAACACTTTATGGTTACAATTCAAAAACGCAGACTTCTGTAGATATCCCATCACAAAATTATGTAGACGTTAACGGATATAATTATACTCTAAGCAATGGTAATGTACATAAAGATTTCCGCAGAAGATTTTTATCTTATTATGCAAATGCAGGTTATACATTCAAAAATAAATACACACTTACAGGAAGCGCAAGATTAGACGATTACAACAATTTTGGAGTAAGCAAAAAATTAAGAAGAACACCATTATGGTCTGCCGGAGCTAAATGGAATATTAAAGAAGAATCTTTTCTTAAAGACGTAAACTTAGTTAATAATTTAGCTTTCAGAGCGAGTTACGGATTTAACGGAAATATCAACTTAAATGTTTTCCCTTTTACAAACATAAGTTTAAGTGATTTAGATACTTTTTCACAGCAGCCTTATGCTTTTATCAGCCAGCCGGCAAACCCTAATTTGCGTTGGGAAAAAACAGCAATCTTAAATTTTGGATTGGATTTTTCGCTCTTAAACAGCAGATTAAATGGTACAATAGAATATTATAAAAAAGACAGTAAAGATTTAATTGTAGAATTCCCTGTATCACCATTTTATGGTGTATCAAATAATACGTTGGTACAAAATGCAGCAACTTTAGCAGGGCATGGAATCGATTTAAGTTTAAATGGAACCATCCTTAAAGCAAAAGATTTTTCATGGGATTCTGCTCTAGTAGTTTCTTTCAATAAGACAGAAGTTACAGATTCTCGTTTCCAAAACTACAGCCAGTATTTAAATGGTTCAGGAGGTACACCACCTATTGAAGGCTACCCGTTGAACAGTATTTTTGCTTTTAGGTCAGCAGGATTAGACGCAACTGGAAGAACTCAGGTATATGATAAAGATGGTAATATCGTAAATTCTTTTACTTCTCTAAAAGATATTGCGGACATGAAGTACATGGGAACTAACATTCCTTCGTATTACGGAAGTTTCAGCCAGACTTTCAATTATAAAAAATTGTCATTATATATTTTGGCAACTTACAAGTTTGATTATGTATTATTTAAACCAACTTATGGAGGTTACGTAAACAGACAGGGCAGATTTAATCAATACGATTTAAATACAGATATCGATCAAAGATGGAGAAATCCAGGAGACGAAGCGACAACTTCTGTACCGGGAATTCAGGGGTCAACAGGACTAAGTTATGTAAGATATATGTTTGCAGATGACAGAATTATTGAAGGAGATCATATCCGTTTCAGAGAACTTTCATTAAAATATGATTTGACAAGTCTGATTGACAGAGGAATTGTAAGAGGGGCTTCGGTAAATTTTACAGCTAGAAATCTTGGTTTCTTCTGGAGAAAAAATAAAGATGGTTTAGATCCTGACTTTTTACCTTATACAGGAGCTAATATGAAACTGCCTGCAACGGCGATTTATTCAATTGGTTTTAATGTTAATTTTTAA
- a CDS encoding 4'-phosphopantetheinyl transferase superfamily protein, with amino-acid sequence MIGNDVIDILQSRKESNWRRKGFVEKIFTPEEQLLIADSLDPESMVWILWSMKEAAYKVYNRKTKIREYIPKKLSCFIESQNHNFIRGKVTCSENTYYTKTFLSKDYIHTIAACVLDNLNRVIEIEKKSIFKDRNNIPYFISLENRFQDVSVSHHGRFEKVITINIQKQESNLFNKAY; translated from the coding sequence ATGATTGGCAATGATGTCATAGATATTTTGCAATCCCGTAAGGAAAGCAATTGGCGGCGCAAGGGTTTTGTAGAAAAAATTTTTACTCCCGAAGAACAGTTGCTAATTGCAGATTCTTTAGATCCGGAAAGCATGGTTTGGATACTTTGGAGCATGAAAGAAGCTGCTTATAAAGTCTATAATCGCAAAACAAAAATAAGGGAATATATTCCTAAAAAACTTTCCTGCTTTATAGAATCACAAAACCATAATTTTATAAGAGGAAAAGTTACTTGTTCTGAAAACACATACTACACTAAAACATTTCTTTCGAAAGACTATATTCATACTATTGCAGCCTGCGTTTTAGATAACCTCAACCGTGTGATAGAGATTGAAAAGAAATCAATTTTTAAAGACAGAAATAATATTCCTTATTTTATTTCTTTAGAAAATAGGTTTCAGGATGTCTCAGTAAGCCATCACGGCCGATTTGAAAAAGTGATAACTATAAATATTCAAAAGCAAGAGAGTAATCTCTTCAATAAAGCCTATTGA
- a CDS encoding type III polyketide synthase produces MSVKIVTASKQLPQYSRETADILPMLEGWLHGQDERFIKKVKKIFEGAAVDKRYSIMDPAEVFTATSFEEKNDIYTREVIILGEQVLQKALEKANWDPQTLDYIITVSCTGIMIPSLDAYLINKMNLRQDIIRLPVTEMGCAAGISGIIYAKNFLKANPGKRAAVIAVESPTATFQLDDFSMPNIVSAAIFGDGAACCLLSSYEEDYGPEILSEEMYHFYEAEHMMGFKLTNTGLQMVLDIEVPDTIASHFGAIIHPFLEKNNLEIKDIDHMIFHPGGKKIVNTVETLFAGLGKNIDDTKEVLKQYGNMSSATVLYVLERIMDGNPKPGEKGLMLSFGPGFSAQRVLLQW; encoded by the coding sequence ATGAGTGTAAAAATAGTAACTGCTTCCAAGCAACTGCCACAATATTCGCGTGAAACGGCCGATATACTTCCAATGCTGGAGGGCTGGCTTCACGGACAAGACGAACGTTTTATAAAAAAAGTAAAAAAGATATTTGAAGGTGCAGCCGTTGACAAACGTTATTCTATAATGGATCCCGCTGAAGTTTTTACTGCAACATCATTTGAAGAAAAAAATGATATTTACACTCGTGAAGTTATAATTTTAGGCGAGCAGGTGCTGCAGAAAGCGCTCGAAAAAGCAAATTGGGATCCGCAGACGCTTGATTACATTATCACAGTAAGCTGTACTGGAATTATGATTCCCTCATTGGATGCTTACCTCATCAATAAAATGAATTTGAGACAGGATATTATCCGTCTTCCTGTTACAGAAATGGGTTGTGCTGCCGGAATATCCGGTATTATTTACGCCAAAAACTTTCTGAAAGCTAATCCCGGAAAACGTGCAGCAGTTATAGCTGTAGAATCACCAACAGCAACATTTCAGCTTGATGATTTTTCGATGCCGAATATTGTAAGCGCGGCTATTTTTGGAGATGGAGCTGCCTGTTGTTTACTTTCTTCTTATGAAGAAGATTACGGCCCGGAAATTTTGAGCGAAGAAATGTATCATTTTTATGAAGCAGAACACATGATGGGATTTAAACTGACCAATACAGGCTTACAGATGGTTTTGGATATCGAAGTTCCTGACACGATTGCATCGCATTTTGGTGCTATTATTCACCCGTTTTTGGAGAAAAATAATTTAGAAATTAAAGATATTGACCACATGATATTTCATCCCGGTGGTAAAAAGATTGTAAACACAGTTGAAACTCTTTTCGCTGGTTTGGGAAAAAATATTGATGATACTAAAGAAGTTCTCAAACAATACGGCAATATGTCAAGCGCAACTGTATTATATGTTTTAGAACGAATTATGGATGGAAATCCTAAACCAGGAGAAAAAGGTTTGATGCTTAGTTTTGGTCCGGGATTTTCAGCACAAAGGGTTTTATTGCAATGGTAA